In a single window of the Bremerella alba genome:
- a CDS encoding EutN/CcmL family microcompartment protein produces the protein MFIAKVTGSVISTQKVDTMVGHKLLVVEPYRLEAKDRQSLVTTGRTFVAVDMLGSGVGDFVLITQGSSARLTPETKSLPIDCVVIGIVDRAHIESTCVFDRAEDTDQPPAKAQPTPAPKPKPKPKSVPKPEPTPSPEKPSEQDSES, from the coding sequence ATGTTTATCGCCAAAGTAACCGGATCGGTTATTTCCACGCAGAAAGTCGACACGATGGTCGGTCACAAGCTGCTTGTGGTCGAGCCGTATCGGCTAGAAGCGAAAGATCGACAGTCGTTGGTGACCACCGGCCGAACGTTTGTTGCCGTCGATATGCTTGGTAGCGGCGTGGGCGACTTCGTGCTGATTACCCAAGGTTCAAGTGCCCGACTGACTCCGGAAACGAAATCCCTTCCGATTGACTGTGTCGTGATCGGCATCGTTGATCGCGCCCACATCGAAAGCACCTGTGTTTTCGACCGGGCAGAAGACACGGATCAACCGCCAGCCAAGGCCCAGCCCACTCCGGCCCCGAAACCGAAGCCGAAACCAAAGTCGGTGCCGAAACCTGAGCCAACGCCATCCCCAGAAAAACCGTCCGAGCAAGACTCGGAGAGTTAG